attaaccttttgcaacttgcaaaacactaacaattgtagcaagtaggaactgattaagacttaaaaacTAACAATTAAGAATGGTAGAAGTGTAGAACTAtgaagaaaggtactgatatcgggaaaattgGTGATACATCACCacatcggtcaatatcgccgataatatcggtaccgatattttgcACCCATATCTCACCAGGGGATCGATAACCAATATATTGGTGATATATCGGCAATATTAACTGCATAGGAAAGAAATACTACCAATAACAaaattttaaagttttttttttggacGGCAAATTTCTTTACTCCTGTCGTCTgtgagacttgaacccaagacctctccccccaaggtgtttaaaggcattgcctttgccaatggaccaccaccccattggcaCTAAATTTTAAAGTTTAAACTGTCAAATCATGTCATTAATGATAAAAAGAACAACTACTTTGACCACAAAAGGTAAAATCATCATCTTTGAAAAGAAGCTCACCTTCGCTGACGAAGAGGTCCTTTTCTAGGAAGAAAGTCAGCAACGGTGTCTAGAGTCAAAATTCCAGCAACGTATCCCTTATTCAGACTAATCTTTGCACCAAAACCGGCTATTTTAAGATCTTCATCACCGATACAGAAAGTATCATCTTCGGAAGCACCGGTGACAGCAACCAAACATGTTCTTCTACAACCATTTGGTACTGATAATCCAAAAACGAGTGCAAGTAGTCTATCAAGCCTTAAAACAAAGTCTAATGGGAATGAATATTCAGGGAAGAAGGAGCTACAATGTGTTTCCGCAACTTCCCAACAATCCTCGATTCTTGCCTCACGAACAACGATTTCAGGGGATACGATCGGAAATATTTCGACCGCTTGACTCGCTTTGCAAATCCCTGTCGTATCTAGACAAAATAAGACGTTTACAAAAATTTCTAATCAGAAAAGGGTGATCAAAAATCGAAAAGTAAGAAAAACAATCATTAAAAAAGCTAAAGAGGTAGACTTTTGACATTTGAGGTCAAATGGATGACTTTTTAACTAGAAGATTTGGTAAATGATGCTCTAAATTTGGTAGAAAGTTTGTCTTTTTTTCGGGTATCATACAATAAATATAACATTTCTGTTTTCGGAGAAGTTGTAATCCAAGCCAAGATTAACTCTTTGCCCATAACTAATTATTACAGTTTAGTTTTGCTTCATAATATTAGTCATTACTGATGTACTTCAGATACATCTAACAGATAAACCAACAACCATAATCAACCACGTGTCCAATGGAATTACGAATATGCCGTAACCGTAAGCCTGAGGTCACAATAATCAACTCCGGTATCCAAAGTGTTGGTTTCTAGGGCCAAAATAACAAGATACTGAAAAACAGTTGCTTGCAACTAAAATGATGATCCACTAATACTTAAAACAATCTCGGTTATTCGGTTAAGCTATCTATCTATCTTGGTGAAATGTCTCAAATTTCACTGGATGGAGTGATAACATCAGAGGTACaaacaatatcatcatcatcatcatcatcatcatcatcatcatcatcatcatcaaaaccaaaGTTGTACCTCTTTTTAAAAATAAACAGTTTTTGATCCTCAATATCAAACTCTACACACCCCAACATGAATCTATTATTCTTTCAATTCAACACCAATCATTAAACATCTTGCAAAAATTTCAAGCATACCCATAAAATAAATTAGGGGCAACACATGATTCTCGTTCAACCCAATTcacaaaatcattaaaaacacAATAAAGACACCTGACACCGTTTAAGCtcaaataaacaaatttcatCGGATCAGAATAATACCCAATTAGACTATGAACCTATAGATACATAAAAAGATATGTACATATAGAGAGATAGAAAGTACCTGATGATCTGGAGATGTGATGAGAGAGAGAAGATTGGGGAAACCTAGAAGAAGGAGAGAAAAGGGGCAACTTGTTGAAATTGGGAGAGATTGAGATTCCCAAAGGTATGGTCCACATTTCTTGGGATTCTTGAACCCTAGCGACTGATTTCAGTTCAATCGATTGAATAAAGAAGAAAGGGGGTGTGATTACTACTGCTTCTGGGTGGTATCAGACAACATTTGTTATTCTCGTTGTACACTCAACAACTACTGGTGGTTTCTGTGTTGTACCAATCTGTGTGTTCTTTGTTTTCTTCTGTGAGGGGCTATAGAATCTAGGTGGTCAGGTCGGGTCGGGTTATCAGGCCATGTGTTTCCAAAAAGGATATATGTTTTTTTAATGTTATCCTTTTTTCTTTACAAATCAGAATATCTGTGAATATCAAATGTGTACGAGGTATACCAAACACCAACGCTTTTtaaaaccgagctgaaaatcttaAGCTGGCTAGGGATCTCGGTttggatttgaaaccgagctgaaaatctaagctcgacTTGGCTTGGTTTGACTCGATTTTTAAAAGAACAATTAATTAATAGCTCTTAAAATCAGTAGTCTATAATATTATTCAGTACTTCAAAAGAACAAATTCAAAATAACTTCAACATAATACATTACAAACTAAAATCAAGTTCAACAacacaaaataagttttaaatatCAACGAAATACAACATTAGTTCATTAGCATACGATGCGtgcatgtaaataataatcaacCTTTAAATATTTCATAGATATTAAATTACATTACTAAATACATGTAAAGAATAATTAGTTTTATGTAATATACTATAAGTGAAAGTGTAAGATACAATTTTCCCTAACGTATGATGCGTATGATAGGAAATTATAACGTGTGTaatttttttataacatgcgtgattaggtttTGCCCATGCGTGATTTTGATTTTGTGCATGCGTGATTTCTGATTTtgttcatgcgtgattatgtgtttttgttCATGCTTGATTTAATATCGTACACATCGCATGTTAAGGAACATTGCACGTTAACGTTCCactatattataatatatattataagtaaaataatccGAGCTAAGCCGAGTCgagctaccaagcgagccaaaccgagccaatcAGGTTCGTTTACGAGCCGGGctgagctaggctcactttctaaccgagctgAGCCGCTCAGTTTTAAATCAAGCCATTTTGAGCGAGCTTTTTCTGAGCTAAATCCGAACGAATTTCAAGCGAACTACAAACCGCGAGCTTTTTGGACAACCTTATCATGggccaaaatatatatttttaaacaaagGTTAATATCATCAGCATCAATATATAAATCAATATAAAAAGTTCTCGGTCACTCCTCAAACATGTTAAAAGAATAACTTCGGAAATTTTgatatattaaaatttaaaatttataaacttaTCCATTGTACTTATGAACTAGGGTTTCCTCATCGTGAATTGTGGCAGGGAATCTATGTGCGAATGAAACTGTAAAAGCCAGTATTAAGctataaaatataaatatgtaAAACAATCAAAAACGAAATAAAATGTAACAAATAGGAGAAAAAGCAGAGATATATACCTATGATGTAGCTTTGCGACCCGACACCAGAGATTACCAACCCATATTAGCCACTATCGGCACCACTCGCAGTTGTGGCCGACAGGGCTCGCTGACTGAGAAGTTGTGTTTTAATATTACTTATTATTATAGCGGCAGGTGAGACCTGAATTTTAACAAGTTTTACATGTAAAcgtattttttaaaaaaaattaatattttttttgtggGTACTAGGTTGGTCCGTCTagaaataaaaatttatatcgtatgtagtttttatataataaaaactaAAGAACAAAAGTTATAAGTGGAAACCAAATTTATTAAGTTAAAGGCGCATAACTGCTTTCCTTTAAAGGTAGCAAGTGATTGAAATGACAAGCTTGTAACTTATATGAAACTAGAATTTAGACCCGCGGGCGTTGCTCTGCGGGCCAGTAAATTTTACATTGTGTGAGCGAGGCGTTTTATTCATATGATTTATTCATACAACTTATTACAAAGAACACGGTGAATAACAATTCAACTTAATGATGATAGATCCTATCCTCAAAAGAATATTACAGGGAAAATGGTGAATAACAATTCAACTTAATCATGTTAGATCATATCCTAAAAAAAATAATCGGTTCTACCCCACGGGTGCTTAACGTATCAAATGAAGTTACAAAACCAACGCAATTAGTTTCTTTTTTACCAACCAAAGCAAGCTTTTATTCACTCAAAGAAGAAAACAAACATAAAGACTTAGGAAGCATTTAATGCATGTAGAGTACAAAACCCAAAGGGGCCCAAAACCGACAGAGTCAACAGGCGATTCTCTCAAACTTGCTCCAATCTTATAGGCTTAAGGTTGCACACTTGTATCTTTTCGCCATCCACGAGTAACTGTCCTCTTTTATCTCATCTACAACACCAGTGGCCCGAGACATTTCTGGATTTAAAGACTTTTTTGTTCCTTCGAATCCA
Above is a window of Helianthus annuus cultivar XRQ/B chromosome 14, HanXRQr2.0-SUNRISE, whole genome shotgun sequence DNA encoding:
- the LOC110904664 gene encoding uncharacterized protein LOC110904664 isoform X2 yields the protein MWTIPLGISISPNFNKLPLFSPSSRFPQSSLSHHISRSSDTTGICKASQAVEIFPIVSPEIVVREARIEDCWEVAETHLPNGCRRTCLVAVTGASEDDTFCIGDEDLKIAGFGAKISLNKGYVAGILTLDTVADFLPRKGPLRQRRTGIAYVSNVAVRERFRRKGIAKKLIAKAEAQAISWGCRSIALHCDLNNPGATNLYRSQGFRDIKVPEGAKWPQPRTSPDMQFNFMMKLLHKNRTS
- the LOC110904664 gene encoding uncharacterized protein LOC110904664 isoform X1; this translates as MWTIPLGISISPNFNKLPLFSPSSRFPQSSLSHHISRSSDTTGICKASQAVEIFPIVSPEIVVREARIEDCWEVAETHCSSFFPEYSFPLDFVLRLDRLLALVFGLSVPNGCRRTCLVAVTGASEDDTFCIGDEDLKIAGFGAKISLNKGYVAGILTLDTVADFLPRKGPLRQRRTGIAYVSNVAVRERFRRKGIAKKLIAKAEAQAISWGCRSIALHCDLNNPGATNLYRSQGFRDIKVPEGAKWPQPRTSPDMQFNFMMKLLHKNRTS